The DNA region GCCTTCCAGCAACGGGGCTTCTTGTCCATCACCTACCAGAGGTGAATTTCTTATCCTTGGAGCTGAAGAAGTCCCAGTATGGGGAGATCACGATGGGGAAAATGGGAACCTGTAGGAGACGGAGGGTCAGGAGTGTCCTCTATACAGACCCCCTTGCCGGGTGGGAATCCAGCTCCTGCCGTGCCCCAGGCTTCAGCaggtccctgtcccctccctgggtCCTGCACAGCAGGGTGGTGTCCCTGGGGACTGCAGACCCCAGAAGACCCTGGtgtccctgtcctgctgccccagggtGCATGGCCACCCCAATCCATCAAGGGCAAGTGGAGGGGGAAGATGGCCTTACCTGAGCCTGCACGGCCAAGTGGAAAGCCCCGCGCTTGAAGGGCAGCATGGATTTGTTCTGGTTCCTGGTGCCTTCAGGGAAAATGAACACTCGGAGCTgcacaggacagggagagatgtgAAACCCAACCAGAGCACCCTGGCACCCGCTGTGTCAGTCCTCCCCGCACCCCCCTTGGCCCATCGGTGTTTGCTGCCAGCCCCCCTCACATTTTCACGCCGCATGGTCCTGGCTGTCTGGCAGATGACATCGATTGCATCTTCTCTTTTGTGGCGGTCGATGAAGATGATGCCGCTGAGCCAGCAGGCCCACCCCACAGTGCCCATGTACATGAGCTCCTTCTTGGCGATGGGCACACAACGTTCAGGAATGACCTCCACCATGCCTGGAGGATGGATGGGAGAGGAAAGGGTCCGTCCCTGCCCAACGGCACCCAGAACCAGCCAGCTCTGTGGCTGTAGTGACCTGGTGTCATCTTCCATTGTCCCAACCCTCTCTCTGCAGCAAATCCATAGCCATGAGCTCCTGTCCCACCAGCCCTTCCGGCCTTCCCCACACTGCCCTGTACAAATCCTGGTGCTTTCCTCGCTGGGAGCCCCCAGGATGAGCCTGGTCCACCCCTGCAGCACCCCAAAGGCTGCCCATGCAGTGATGAGCCCCACCCTCTCCCTTGCACGTACTCATGAGGTCAAGGGAAGCTTGGTGGTTGCAAACTATCACATAGGGCTCCTTGATGTTCAGATGTTCAGAGCCCCGCACCTGCATCTTGATGCCACAGAAGCGTTTGAGGGGCAGGATCGCAGCACGCAGGAGCCTAGGGCAGAGGAACACACGTGAAGAACAGATAGACACAGAGGAAGgctgcttgatttttttccagcCCTTTACAATCACTCAGGGAGCAAGGTGCAAGATGGGCCAGGCTAGATCTGGTCTACACGAGCAAACACTGTGTCCCAAGGGGGATCTGTGTTCAGTCTCAATGATGCTTTACTTTTCTAAGCACATTTGTAGCTTGTAAAGCTCAGAGCTAACCTTGTAACCATCCCCAAGGTGAGACGAGCGGCTGTCTCAGTAACAGAAAGTCTGCACCGGTGCTGCTGATGAAGAAGAGCAGCCAGCACAAGctggtgggagaaaaaaaaaacaggcttttTGATGTCCAGGGGTGATGAGAAAGCAAGGAGAGAAGGGGTGAGATGTCTGCCTGCAGCCAAGGTGCAAATCTTTGCATCCCGATAAGGACAACTGCCTCTGGCCAAGCGAGCCTCACCCCAGGGCTCCTCTGCGTGCTCAGCTGGATCTGTGCGTGCGGGCTGGAAACCTGGACACCCAGCTCGCAGCCTGTGCTGTGGATACCTAAAGCTGGAGGAGCCGGATGGCagctgggaggtgctgagctGTAGATGGATGAACACTGAGGATGGGCATGCAGAGGAACAGTCTTGAGACAGAGAGGTCTACAGGGCTGCGGGTGTCTGCAGGGACTGTCCCTGCAGAACAGCCAAAGGGCAGCGCTGCAAGCACCAAGCTTTGAGCTGCAGGTGGTGAGGGGAAgagagcagggaagggaaaaCCAACTCAGCTTCATTCATTAGAGGAAATCACAAAGAAGATCTTCACCGGACCCTCAGCGTCAGGAAGAGATGGAGGTTTCATCTGGGCACATGGAAGGGGGAACAGGAAGAGCGGTGTCACCATCCAGGGAGGGCTGGACAGGAAGGGTGACATCAGGGTGGCAGTGCTGATGAAGAGTGACACTCAGTATGAGAATAACAAAAGGAATGGAGGGAGGATGGAGCAACGGGGATTGCAGCACCCACAGTGGAGATAAAACCTGGTACGTTTTTGGTGTTGAAATGGGGCACTCTCCAACCCACAGCATGAAGAGCACCCATGCCAGGATCCACACATCCGGCAGCGGTTGGTTCCACGGAGCCCACAGAGgacagggcaggggacagggctgtcAGTGAGAGCTCAGCATCAGCTAGGGATGAGAAGAGGTTTGGGAGGAGAGAGCAAGAGAGTCATGATGCTTAGAGGGTCCTTTGTGTCAGAGGACCACCCATCTCTTGGGAGATGCAGGCTCAGAGATCCCTGTGtctgcagagaagcagaacaCTTGTGACAATGCCCCAAAGCCAGGACTAATTACAGGAACATGCTCCAAGCCGGAGGCTTTGGGATTTGGAGGCTGAGGAGGAAACGGACCCAAGCGTGCTGCTTGGGCGGAGGATGGCTGCGAGGTGTCGTGGGACAAGATAAGGCAGCGTGAGTCACTGCTGCATCATGCCAGGTATTTCCACTAAGCCAAGAAACGTTTGTGCCAGGGCTTGGAGCACCTCCGGACGCGTGCGTCTGTCTGCACACAGCATTTCTGCTCAGAAAGGACGAGGGAGAGAGGCTGCACAACGCACTGATAACATCAAACCCCTGACCACACTCCTGCAGAGGGCCCAAAATCCATCAGCTCAAATATGTGATGGCTCAAGCTCAGCAAATACCACGGGCTCAGACATTATTCACTCTGACATAATTATATCCCTTCTGGTATGCTATCATGCCCAGGAATTCAGTAACAAGACTGCAACACCCTTGAAAGCAATCAGACCTTCCTCTTGTGTTGCACAGCGATGTTATCTCAGCTGCCACCACTCCTGAGCACAGCTGACGGCACCAGCACACGACTCGCTGGGACATGATTGTGGCATGCCCAACAGCTGATGGCACCAGGACATCCCCAAATCCCTCCGCCAAAGCGCGGCCCCCGGGGCCCCTGCTGAGCAAGACCCGGCTGCATGGCCAGGGAAGAGGCGATGGGCGTGCATGTGCATCCTGCTAATGATTGTACCTCCAATCTTTACCAAAATCCTCCTATCACCCACCCAGCTGATGACCCCAAAGTTGCGATGGCCAAGAATGATCCCTTTTACGCTACTTCATCCTCTGGGGACTAGTCCTGGCCCAGCTGGCCACCTCCATCACGGCGTAACCATCCCTGGGCACAGCCAGCAGCTCTTCACCACACCACAAGATGCAGATGTACCCTTCGTTGCCACATGGACACAACCACAGCCCTCGCTGTTGGCCCCAGGGCTCAGCCACCGGCCGTAATATGGCTGTGGGTATGCCCAGAGCAGAAGAAAGCATGTGCCCACAAGACCACATGAGCTCCTCCGTCGCAGCCAAGCCCCAGCCACCTCCACATCAGCAGCACATCCCCAGGCTGTACTCACTTCATGTTCTCCACAGAGCGTCCCCGAAGAGCCGCTATGGGGGACAGGAGGGTGGCCACGGCCACGATCCAGCAGTTGAAGAAGGCCATCTTGCAGAAGTAGTGGAAGGTGGCATTGTAGCAGTAAAGCAGCAAGGCTGCCaaggggaggaggagcagcagcccgtggagcaggACCACCGCCATCGTGCTGCCTGgcgggagggtgctggggagctCAGCCCGCATCCCGGGCACAGGGCGAGTGGAGCGTGGGGATGCAGAGGAGCGTGGCAGGTGAATCAGATGTATCAGCAGAGCAGCATGTGGGTGTTTGGGGCTGGTCCAGGGGAAGGTGCTGTGTCTATGTCACCCTCTGCAGAGGCTTGAGGACGGACTAGCTCACACGGGAGGCAGGCTACCCCACCAAGGGTGGAGAGTGGTGATGAGTCAACGCTGGTGACCCTGGGTCTCCCAAAGTGTCACTGCTGCTAAGTGCCCTCCTGGGCTGTTAACAGCCATT from Opisthocomus hoazin isolate bOpiHoa1 chromosome 26, bOpiHoa1.hap1, whole genome shotgun sequence includes:
- the LOC104337679 gene encoding 1-acyl-sn-glycerol-3-phosphate acyltransferase alpha — translated: MAVVLLHGLLLLLPLAALLLYCYNATFHYFCKMAFFNCWIVAVATLLSPIAALRGRSVENMKLLRAAILPLKRFCGIKMQVRGSEHLNIKEPYVIVCNHQASLDLMSMVEVIPERCVPIAKKELMYMGTVGWACWLSGIIFIDRHKREDAIDVICQTARTMRRENLRVFIFPEGTRNQNKSMLPFKRGAFHLAVQAQVPIFPIVISPYWDFFSSKDKKFTSGTCTIQILPKVETQGLSPKDVPRLTETVRQAMADALAEMSASHCGDQGAEQPLLPCCTGAGASRGTDSLEREEDMTGTRN